Proteins co-encoded in one Streptomyces roseochromogenus subsp. oscitans DS 12.976 genomic window:
- a CDS encoding DnaB-like helicase C-terminal domain-containing protein, with translation MAAAPNVGGSLLGLAAARQTALVDNHKVLYAASGPNQADIMRRIISAETGGDYPRLKQGRLTEHEQQVAQQLVQAPLLIDDGSDLTAEAIAETAPYVQDLALVVVDRLQTAHNARLPLSGDRLPSASQVLAGLARALDVPVLAIVDSDDPTLLRLMDADVLVTLAPTGDPAKVQVTVAERDFGAIDSAYLRPDLLHARFLDAGVAPVGRTGGEGPAPSLGYAVERELAEAALPYTSGAQQGLPASVTHVLAALRTALANGDPESLTDLGPSLAEAAAVPPQLPDTAEGRRLAAALQAYSSAASAGTTEQPAVAAVQTAADSAQVPDAVDEGDDGDGLVAGDEEDEPEGHVFPALKILKDAVARSKMHPIPVIRTEERDSAPWTLISEDMDGEPRWVHPDVTLTRVPYIKANGKRVRRDKLDVPGSFGEGVLCLIDRNGSFPSACSAVPLAPNKLLHTGPLDAFDKTKAGIYLIDIPQWHRTDMPHPLGRMIERPDEDGRVWVTTPHLKQLEKLVREGHLGAAPTIHDSWTGKANESLFKPFYEATRKARTELVQIGGESYKAYKTRLSIALRLLWPKRPDQKSPFWRPDWRMSMVAEASVRHWSVAFRAVQDGHKLIALRNVDAAVFWTPPGTPPATYRIGTGFGEVKAKFVQRGEIIPEGDD, from the coding sequence GTGGCGGCCGCTCCGAACGTCGGTGGAAGCCTGCTGGGACTGGCCGCTGCACGGCAGACCGCACTCGTCGACAATCACAAGGTTCTGTACGCGGCGTCGGGGCCGAACCAGGCCGACATCATGCGCCGGATCATCTCTGCGGAGACCGGGGGCGATTACCCGCGTCTGAAGCAGGGCCGCCTCACCGAACACGAGCAGCAGGTCGCCCAGCAGTTGGTCCAGGCGCCGCTGCTGATCGACGACGGCAGTGATCTGACCGCCGAGGCGATCGCGGAGACCGCCCCGTACGTTCAGGACCTGGCTCTCGTGGTCGTGGACCGGCTCCAGACCGCCCACAACGCCCGGCTCCCCCTGTCCGGCGACCGCCTTCCGAGCGCCTCCCAGGTCCTGGCCGGCCTCGCGCGCGCCCTGGACGTCCCGGTGCTCGCCATCGTGGACAGCGACGATCCCACCCTCCTGCGCCTGATGGACGCCGATGTCCTGGTGACGCTCGCCCCGACCGGGGACCCTGCCAAGGTCCAGGTGACGGTCGCGGAGCGGGACTTCGGTGCGATCGACTCGGCGTACCTGCGGCCCGACCTGCTGCACGCCCGCTTCCTCGACGCCGGAGTGGCCCCGGTCGGCCGGACGGGCGGCGAAGGACCCGCACCGTCTCTGGGCTATGCGGTGGAGCGGGAGCTGGCCGAAGCCGCGCTCCCGTACACGTCCGGCGCCCAACAGGGGCTGCCCGCCTCCGTCACCCACGTGTTGGCGGCACTGCGCACCGCACTGGCCAACGGCGACCCGGAATCCCTTACGGATCTCGGGCCGTCGCTCGCCGAGGCGGCCGCGGTACCGCCGCAGCTGCCGGACACTGCTGAAGGACGCCGCCTCGCCGCTGCGCTGCAGGCGTACAGCAGCGCCGCGTCCGCCGGCACCACCGAGCAGCCCGCCGTTGCCGCTGTCCAAACCGCCGCTGACAGTGCGCAAGTCCCCGACGCCGTAGACGAAGGAGACGACGGGGACGGCCTGGTAGCGGGGGATGAGGAGGACGAGCCCGAGGGCCACGTCTTCCCCGCCCTGAAGATCCTCAAGGACGCGGTCGCCCGCTCGAAGATGCACCCGATCCCCGTCATCCGCACCGAGGAACGCGACAGTGCCCCGTGGACCCTGATCAGCGAGGACATGGACGGCGAACCGCGCTGGGTCCACCCCGACGTCACCCTTACCCGCGTTCCCTACATCAAGGCGAACGGAAAGCGCGTCAGGCGCGACAAGCTCGACGTGCCGGGCTCCTTCGGCGAGGGCGTGCTGTGCCTGATCGACCGCAATGGCAGCTTCCCCTCCGCCTGTTCGGCCGTTCCCCTCGCTCCGAACAAGCTCCTTCATACCGGCCCGCTCGACGCGTTCGACAAGACGAAGGCCGGCATCTACCTCATCGACATCCCACAGTGGCACCGCACCGACATGCCGCACCCACTGGGGCGCATGATCGAGCGGCCCGACGAGGACGGTCGCGTGTGGGTCACCACCCCGCACCTCAAGCAGCTGGAGAAACTCGTCCGGGAGGGACACCTCGGCGCCGCGCCGACCATTCACGACTCCTGGACCGGGAAGGCCAACGAGTCCCTGTTCAAGCCCTTCTACGAAGCCACCCGGAAGGCACGGACCGAGCTCGTCCAGATCGGCGGTGAGTCGTACAAGGCGTACAAGACCCGGCTGTCCATCGCGCTGCGCCTGCTGTGGCCCAAGCGCCCGGACCAGAAGTCCCCGTTCTGGCGGCCCGACTGGCGCATGAGCATGGTCGCCGAAGCCTCCGTGCGCCACTGGTCGGTAGCCTTCCGGGCCGTCCAGGACGGCCACAAACTCATCGCCCTGCGCAACGTCGACGCGGCCGTCTTCTGGACACCCCCCGGCACACCGCCCGCCACGTACCGGATCGGAACCGGCTTCGGCGAAGTAAAAGCCAAGTTCGTCCAGCGCGGCGAGATCATCCCCGAAGGTGATGACTGA